A window of Nicotiana sylvestris chromosome 8, ASM39365v2, whole genome shotgun sequence genomic DNA:
AGGAACGGTACAATGTTTAAGTTTGAAAGCACGAGTTGCACTTTTTTTTCCTTGGACCAATTTTGTCCCAAATGagttttctggcaaggtttttaacgaggcagcagTAGATCAtgctaacttagaattgaaggCCGATCATGAATCCGTGTCAAAGATCACATCAACAGTATATAAGGCTTCTCTAtgatcaacctcgaacactggggggcattACCCTCATATAATGACTCTAGCAAGGAAAGAGACTTTGTGATAGAACGGTCTCGACTCGATCgataggatttattgtaagggccaaacgatCAAATGAATCGTGCCCGCATAGACTACTCGAGCCGTGGCACAAAACTTGTACACATGTGTAACAATTACgcataataataaaaagaagtcTCTACCTTGCGGATAAATATCTTATCTCATAAttgtttttcttcatttattaagGAATTACCTGCTTCCGATCCCCTAAAGATATCGATCCCAAGGGTCGCCTTAATCTGAGTTCAAACGATCACTCCCATTCGAGGACTTCCATCCGAAGATAAACTCGGACTGTCCGGGCTATCAGAGCTCGGGGGCACAAGACCTATTAGGAGACGCTCGAATTTTAAAGGCTACGATCATCCCCATCCGGGGACTGTTATCTTAGGCAATAACAGATAACTCAGGATGACAAGTTCACTGGGCAGCACCAGAACTAAATAGGCTACAACCATATTAAAATGGCTCGGAGATGTCCAAGACCCGTAACAAAAAACAAGGCCTTCAAAATTTCTTAACCAGTTCTAAAGGCTACCCTCAGCAAACTgtaatttaaaaaattataagtGCTTGGAGGAAAAATTTTTGGTCATACCGAACCCCCACGATTCCTTAAACAAAATAATATTATAGGCAAGGCCCGTTCGAGCCACGAACATAACCTAActatttcatgctaaggcatttCAATCTttgcaaatataaataataaagtaaAGGAAAAACTCAGAAATTGCTAAAGGGAAAAAGTCTTATATACAAATCAAAAGATTTTTACAAAGGCCAAACGGCCtcaacaaaaaaagaaagataatacaaaaagcagaaaaacaaaaacatcTGTGAAGCGCCTAAGTAACCTGGTCTTCGCCGGGGGCCGCCTCATCACCAGAACCTTTAGGGTCTCCTCCACCCTCGGATCCACTCAAACCCTCAAAGTGTTCATCATCATCGAGAAAAGCCAACTTCTTGGCCTCGACTTCGAGCTCCTTGGCACTTCAATTTCAGTCGACAAGTCAAAGCCCGAGCAAGaatttcctcgagggtctcccttcAGGATTGTCACTTTGCATGCTTGACAATATCCTTCGCTCGATCCTGGGCCGCCTCAACATTGGCCTTATATTGGGCCACCATCTCCTCGGCATCGGCTTTAACTACCACGACCACCGACTTGGCCATTTTAAGCTCATCGGCTAGAGTTTCTCAATCGAAGACGGCCGAACTTAGCTGTGATTGGAGCTCCTCAATCTTCTTGGATTGGTTTAACGCCTGTTGCACTTCATTGAACAAGCAGGGCGCCTCTACCTCGTTCATTTTGGCTTGGTCTTCCTCGGTCACCAAGCACCAAAGGTAATTGGCCACCCCTACGTGGCAGAGAGGACCCGAGCATCCTCCGAAATGGAGATAATGATCGATAGCTTCCGATCAGGATCTACGCTCAGAGCTGGAAACTAGTTGATTAGTTTCAGACTTGAGGAAGGACCGCTTATTCCTGAAGATGGAATCTTCCTTGGCACCGCCATGTCACCAAATCCGATGATGTCCTCCGTAGTGGAAAAATCCACGCCAACAAAAAAGCTACGGAGGGGGTCTTCCGCTCCTTGGGCCACCTCGTTAGGGCATTCTTTCACTGTCTGAACGTCGTTAAAAATAGACTCGGTGAACAAAGGCGACTCGGTGATGTCTATCACACCAAGTACATCCTTCGGGGCATTACTCACATCCCGGGAGGCCTCGGCCATGGCCTTCTCATTGACCTCGACCACGCCTCCTCATCGACCTCCCTGGCTTGAGGCAGACCGGCCTCGCCTCACTTTGGTTCGGAGGCCCTTATCCCTCGAACTGCGACCACATTCGGACCACCAGTTCAgaggatttttcttttctttgtcttcATCCCTCAGCTGGTAGAGTGAATCCGGAGGTAGGGCTCGAGCGCCGATATTTTCTTTAGGATTGTGCACTAgccttctttttgttttcttcttctttgagcTAAGAGAACTTGGAgccctctttcttttcttctcatcGCCCTATCTCGAAGTAGCGGACTCGGCGGGGCAGTCCTCGTCAATGGATGAAGGCCTCAGTGTGACATCCTTGGATAAACCTGCGAAGGGAAACAAAACAAGTAAGAACTTAGCGACACAAAAGAAACCCAAGTATTACTCACTCGGGAAAGGAATCTCACTATGAGAACAGGCCTCCCACCAACCCTTCGAAAGTTCGCGCCATGCGCGCTCAGAATATGGATTTTGTAACACGATGCCCTCGACCTACTCCTTGAGTCGAGGGACAACATTCGGGACCCGAGCAACAGCTGCACCACCACCAAGAACCGATAAGAAGGAAGGAAAAAGAGGAGTAAGataaaattttgaaaacaaaattttaCTTACGTTTTGTATTCCACTTCTCAAGGAACGGCATGCGCTCGGGTGGGATCAagtccgaggtcctcactcggacaaaacGGTCTAGCCAACCTCGATCTCGATCTTCATTAATACTCGAGACCAGGGCTACCAGCCCGATACGCAAGCTTGATCAGTTCCCCCCCCCAAAGAGTCGGGGACTATATAGCGCATGAGGTGGTCGATGGTGAACGAGCATCCATCGATCTTGCTCATGAAAAATCAAAAAGGATCACGATTCTCCACAATGAAGGGTGAATTTGACCGAGGCATATCTCGTATCTTTTGCAAAAGTTGATGATGACCGGATCAAATAGGCCCAGCgtaaaggggtaagtgtaaacacttaagtatGCCTCAATGTGGGTGGTGATATCTTCATTAGGTCCGGGAACCACCACATGTTTGTCAACCCAGTTGCAATCCTTTTTGACCATGAGGAGGACTTCTTCAGTGATCGAGCATACGTATCTCGAGACCTTCTCATACCCGGCCGGGTATGGAAGGAGGTTTTTCAACCTTGAAATCGGCAATTATCGAGCATCCCCCAAGGATGAACGTGTTCAAGGGGGTTTCGCTACTAGTTCTTCGATAGCAGTACGCAGAACGATCTCCTCGGCAGCCGGCCGCAATGTAGAATGAGTTTTTTTTTGGGAACAATTTTTGAAGTCTTTGCCATTTCTTTTAAAATGGAGGGAAAAAGAGGAAGTTAAAGGAGTACTCTTGATGATTTGGGATGAAAACGAGCAAAAGTTCTCACAAAGATCTAAAAAATCTAGGATACTGCCAGAAAATATAGAGATTTCTAAGGAGCAAGGGTAGAAGGTTTGGATGTAAAGTTTGAATGAATGAAGAAGGGGGTACTTATAGTTTTTCAAATGACGGTTCGCATCCAAGAGTGGCCGACTAGCAACTGGCAAGCATTTAATGCCATTAAGACCTGACTGATGTGACGTTTCGTTCATTTTGTCGTTTCTATCGTTGCGTATCTAAGTGAGAATCGAAAGCTCATGTTGTTTCTCATCGTCTACTCTCCGAAAAAACGAGGGGACAatctgtatacggtcgaaatcggGCTCGTCTATGACATGGTAAATTGGGCTCGGAACACGAGGGACTGAAGATCAACCCCAAGTCCCACCGGACCAGAGCCCGAAGTCAGAGTGTCTGCCTTCGAGAACATTGAGTCCGTGATCCCAGAATCTACCCTGACCCCGAACGAGCTCGAAAAAATATTGTTAGCATAACCGACAGAAGATTGAAATATTCGTGACCAGTCAGATATTATGACGAAAATCTTGGCACGTATCAATAAAGGACTTGCAATCAGTAAATCAAgtgattttttatcttttatagaattgtacctaaagtaggGCTCCTCTACTATATGAAAGGGATCTGATAATTCATTTAGATACATTGTAACTCATTCCAAAGGAGTATATTATTATTCTCTTTCTTTAAGCTCTCAGTCTTCTGTATCTTCATATCGATTGAACTGCGTCCAGTTCAAGTGTGACCGACTTTCCAAGACTGTACTTGTTCAAGTTGTGCAGTTTGAatttactttattatttttttttctattgcaattttaatttatctctttGTGGCAATTTAattcacgtatccttaaaaccactcataaatttaattgttatccgattttgaggtaAACAATATCATAGAAAGAAGCAGACGATATCGAGTGATTTATTGTGTGCCTCACACAACTAACATTAGTTGTGTGAGGCCTCTTTTTATCTCACTCATTTGTGGACACATATCTTACACATTTGGATCCACAAAATTCTGGGACCATAAAgttgtgagacaaaaaagaggCCTCACACAACTCGCGTCAGTTGTGTGAGGCACAACATAAAATTTTTCTATAGAGAAACATAGACAAAGCCAAGATTAAAATGTTATGGTTTCAGAATTCTAGCATGTTTATGTTAttgagttctaaattaataatttttatatatttagtGGATATCTTACGACAAATACTGCATTTAAACAAAAAttactgggttcggccgaaccctaAGACTCACGATAACTCTGCCCCTGTAGAGAAGTATTGACACAAATGGAGGAGAAAGTTAAAGCCTTTATTGGAAAGAAAAATGTTCTTGGTATGCTACGGCTTATGTTATTTCTTAAAGTTAATGTTCttaatttttatttctttttcatctGCAACGTATTTTTTCCACTTCACGTAGTTATATAATTAACTTGCTTTTTGATCATAATCGGTGAATAATAATACTAGTAGCCCTTACTCCAATATAACGCTTCACCTATTGAATACATTTTGGATGAGTATTCACACATTGCACATCTTTGGCGAGTCTAATAGTTATGCCTATTGAGAAAATTTGTAGCAACAGGAATAAGCAGCACAGCACGAGAAGCTTAGAAACTGAAatgatacacaaagaaaacaaagtaaatgaGTGGAAGAAAGGAACTTTTATTAGACAAAAAAGCTTAAGCTTAAAATTTGACATCTATCTACATGGATTCCACCAACAATTTCCCTCAAAATTAgagaatacaaaaataaaaataaatatttctttaatcctctTCATTTTCACCGTTCTCCTCAGCTTGGACTCTGCTACTACCGATAGAATTATGTAAATTAGCAGTAGCGGGTAATACCTTCTTGGACGACGTCGTATCAACAAATGTAGCTGAGCTCATCTCCATTTGACAAACCCTTACCGCCCCAAACAACTTTTCCGGCAACTCCTCCTCCGTCTGCGACTCCACACAAAACCCCATGTCGATCGTCACCGACGTTACGTACCCTAATGCCAAGTGCAAAATCGCGTTCGCAATCGCCGAGCTTCCGATATCCACGTCGATTTCAAAGTAATTAGGGTCTCTGTGATAGTAGCAATTCAACGCTTTTCCGAGTATACAAGCCGAGTAGTTCCCGACTGCAGCTTTTACGATCCACGGTCCTTTCACGATCCGGTTAACGATTTTGAACCGGCTGTTACGGTACGCGTCATCGCCGTTGACGAACCGGTAGATGAGCGAACCCGGTTCGAGCGGCTCATCGTCGTTTGTGGAGAAGTAGAAGACCGCGCTGTGGTGGTCACGCCCTGGGACTTGGAGATTCACGGCGAGTATGAAGGTTTTGAGAGACTTTCCTTGGGAGTGAGATTTCCGCAGCGCGTGCATCACGCGATTGTCGGGACGAGAGAGGACGTGGTCGAGCTTGGAGTTGGATCGGAGCCAATCGACGCCGGCGGGCTGTAGGAGCCACGCGCCTGACGGTACTTTCGCTTTTTTCGTGAAGTAGTTTGGACCTCGCAGGTTGAATAGGTCTCCATGCGGTGATGCCCAGCCGTTTTTTCCGGTGTCCAAATCCACATGCTTCAGTGATCCGCCGGCTATGGATTCTTCCCTCCAGTTCCCTCCATCGCCGCCGCCAACGGCGGAGGTAGAGACAGGCACGGCGGAGCGctgctggtggagattttgcttCTGTTTTTGCTTAGTGGAGCACATTTTCCGGTACCGCTACTGTTGCGTAATGCGATTGGAGTGTAGTAGTAGCAGTAAAACTCCGATGAGCAAGGGCAATTGACTTCTTTTGGGTGTATATATTGGAAGGTGGCAGAAATGTATATGCCCTTGAGTTTCCAAGAAATACGATAAagccacttttttttttttaatgggaATTGACAGCTAAGGAAAAGGAAATAGTAGCAAATGTTAAACAGTTGgctatttattttcttctttcagcAAAACTTTGTTTCTATATTGGAATATTAATGAGAGGTCCCTCTTTTTAATGGCGGCCGGACCAGTGGAAAGCAAACTATGCATGTCAAGTGGACCGGCCGAGCTAAGAGATGGGACCATTGTCCGGGTTACTGCAGGCTAACGCTGAATGGGATGGTTCAGGGGCGGTTATTTTTTTGAGGCCGTTGTTTAAATTTTGCTCCCAAGTTTTGTAAAAATAGTCTTTGTGTACACGTTTGGAAGTTTGTCGAGCGAGgcataattaatatttatatttaCTTTGTCTATCTTATTAATTTGTATACACGTTTTATTGGATGGGCAAATCTTGGTTTGCTCATAAGTTTTGCTGGGCGTGGTAGAACTTTGGTATTATATTCTATTTATTTATCTCATTAAATTATTCAAAAAAATTGTAGGATGAATAAAACTTGAATAAAGTTTTGTTGTTCCAACTATTCACAAATTTTATCCTACGAGCAAGACTTGGTACTATTTTTATTTCAACCAATTTGAGAAATTGTTCACAAGTTTTAATGAATAAGCAACATTTACTTGTGTTGTTCCATTGTTTATAACTTTTGTCAAACAAACAAGATTTGTTTatcttcattttatattttttataaaattatttctttaattaaCAAACTTGAATAATTATCAATTAATATGTTTGATTGTATGCGGTAAAATTGGTTAGTGATAGTTGGATGAATGAGGAGGTGACATGTGGAGCTGAACACAAGTAAGATATGAGTCAGCAAGTAGTTGATACCGGTTGCAAGCATGTGAGCAGTGCTGGATGAATTCCGAAGACAGAGTAAATGATAACTAAAATTTGAAGAATTGATATCGGATAACATTCAATGAACAGCCGTTACAGAGAATATTTGCATTTATAGCTAACCATTATGCAACCATCAATGGCGATTTTATTCTCATTCAAGAGGAGCTTGATTTGGGGATCTCGTCTATTTGATTAGAGCTTTAAATAGGAGAATTAATATCCATTATAAGACACGAAACATTCTGTATACAAAAGCTTGAATCAGCACTCATTCTATAACATCATTTCTTTTACTTTGCTCTTAATATTATTATCACTATTGTTACCGGAGAAGCTAAATTCGTAGCTAGACTTGTATTTCCTTTAAGTTCATTTTATAATCTTATTTATGTTCCTATTTATTTCATATTTCTGGGTCAAATTAATTTACCTGTCTATAAACCATATCACAAATTTAATggtaccattttacgggtaaacagtttggcacttATCGCAGGATAGAGACAATTGTATAACTACTTTGATCCATTTATTTGTTACTAACAAATTCCTATTCTTTtcttaacaaaagaaaaatcagataTGACAATTAACGATGACAACAATTCCTATAATGTTAGAGCACACAATGAACGTGAAGATGTATTCCAACGTAATGATTCAACCAACAAAACCTGCAATGAATGAGATGAAACAACTCCAGTTCATGAAGGTCAAAATCCTCGACATATGAGGAGCCCAGCTCCTGATGATGCGGGTGATGCACACATTGTTGAAACGGTCAAAATCTTAAGAGAGCAATAGACAACAATTATGGATCACCTCTCAAGACAATATCAGGTGATGACGGAGTTGAAACAGGCGTTATCGATTGCTTCCAATAATGCTAATGGAAGAACTTTAATCCCTCCCAGCTCTCTTGCAAATCAAACAGTTCAAAGAGCGGGTAATGACGCTCCAAGGGAGGAGTTCGGTTTTAACGTGGCATGAGATTCCTTTAGTGGATGTGGAAATGACAACAACACAAATGACCCTTTCAAAACCGAGC
This region includes:
- the LOC104222563 gene encoding protein ENHANCED DISEASE RESISTANCE 2-like — its product is MCSTKQKQKQNLHQQRSAVPVSTSAVGGGDGGNWREESIAGGSLKHVDLDTGKNGWASPHGDLFNLRGPNYFTKKAKVPSGAWLLQPAGVDWLRSNSKLDHVLSRPDNRVMHALRKSHSQGKSLKTFILAVNLQVPGRDHHSAVFYFSTNDDEPLEPGSLIYRFVNGDDAYRNSRFKIVNRIVKGPWIVKAAVGNYSACILGKALNCYYHRDPNYFEIDVDIGSSAIANAILHLALGYVTSVTIDMGFCVESQTEEELPEKLFGAVRVCQMEMSSATFVDTTSSKKVLPATANLHNSIGSSRVQAEENGENEED